A region of Toxorhynchites rutilus septentrionalis strain SRP chromosome 1, ASM2978413v1, whole genome shotgun sequence DNA encodes the following proteins:
- the LOC129763505 gene encoding secreted protein C-like has product MNQFIQELRNLSSTSSASSNSSFDSGFSASFAGDSNVGSGRATTTNNNSIINNSSTQQQFWGNKSLWGGSLQSPSSVADSSSSSPSSAAAESSNTNHNNNSMYVSKNSHHPPSNSSLWSTTVNSSSQVHHSPNFSSGIWENSGTKAADLTPSAAAVSSLGSLWMIPETSRSVWGGDSSPKPNSQLLRPTEIGGSSSSSSGGSGSAGGSSKLSTLWAPNAVASATAPPPQLQQPQPPPPSSSLVTSGNARARASVSAV; this is encoded by the exons ATGAACCAGTTCATCCAGGAACTGCGCAATCTGAGCAGTACCAGCAGTGCCAGCAGCAACAGTAGCTTCGACTCGGGCTTCTCCGCATCCTTCGCGGGGGACTCCAACGTCGGTAGTGGCCGGGCCACCACCACCAACAACAACTCCATCATCAACAACTCCTCAACCCAACAGCAATTCTGGGGCAACAAGTCACTCTGGGGTGGATCGCTCCAGAGCCCATCGTCTGTGGCAGACTCATCATCTTCATCACCGTCATCCGCTGCCGCAGAATCATCGAATACTAACCACAACAACAACAGTATGTATGTTAGCAAAAATTCCCATCATCCACCATCCAATTCCTCCCTCTGGAGTACGACAGTCAACTCGTCCTCCCAGGTTCATCATTCCCCAAACTTCTCCTCGGGTATTTGGGAAAATTCAGGTACGAAAGCAGCCGACCTAACCCCGTCCGCGGCGGCGGTCTCGTCCCTTGGTTCGCTCTGGATGATTCCGGAAACATCCCGAAGCGTTTGGGGTGGAGACTCCTCCCCGAAACCCAATTCCCAGCTGTTGCGACCAACGGAGATCggtggcagcagcagcagcagcagtggcgGAAGCGGAAGCGCTGGTGGCAGCAGCAAACTGAGCACCCTGTGGGCTCCCAATGCTGTGGCCAGTGCGACCGCGCCGCCGCCGCAACTGCAACAGCCGCAGCCGCCGCCGCCATCTTCCTCGCTGGTCACCTCTGGGAAT GCCCGAGCTCGAGCTTCGGTCTCGGCGGTCTGA